In a single window of the Micromonospora sp. WMMD1155 genome:
- the fabF gene encoding beta-ketoacyl-ACP synthase II, which yields MSRPDVVVTGLGATTPLGGDVASTWDAMLAGRSGVSALTQEWAAQLPVRIAAQLAVEPSEVLDRVRLRRLDRSEAIAIIAAQQAWADAGLAGSDLDGERLAVSVGSGIGGATTLLAQDDILEASGPRRVSPHTIPMLMPNGPAAWVGLELGAKAGVHSVASACATGAEAIALGLDIIRSGRADVVVAGGTEAVIHPLPIAGFSSMRAMSTRNDEPERASRPWDRGRDGFVLGEGAGIVVLERAEHAAARGARVYARLAGAGITSDAYDIVQPHAEGEGAVRAIAKAIADADVAKRDIVHVNAHATSTPVGDMLEIGGLHKALGDHPVLSATKSMTGHLLGAAGALESIATILAIRDGVVPPTINLDDPEPGLTLDVAAHKARHMEIPAALNNAFGFGGHNVALVFARP from the coding sequence ATGAGTCGTCCTGACGTCGTCGTCACCGGGCTCGGCGCGACGACCCCGCTTGGCGGGGACGTCGCGTCGACCTGGGACGCCATGCTCGCCGGCCGCTCCGGGGTGAGTGCCCTCACCCAGGAGTGGGCCGCGCAACTGCCGGTCCGGATCGCCGCCCAGTTGGCCGTGGAGCCGTCCGAGGTGCTGGACCGGGTCCGACTGCGCCGCCTGGACCGCTCCGAGGCGATCGCGATCATCGCGGCGCAGCAGGCCTGGGCCGACGCCGGTCTCGCCGGTTCCGACCTCGACGGGGAACGGCTGGCCGTCAGCGTCGGCTCCGGCATCGGTGGTGCCACCACCCTGCTCGCCCAGGACGACATCCTGGAGGCTTCCGGGCCACGGCGGGTCTCCCCGCACACCATCCCGATGCTGATGCCGAACGGTCCGGCCGCCTGGGTCGGGCTGGAGCTGGGCGCGAAGGCCGGTGTGCACTCGGTGGCCAGCGCCTGCGCCACCGGCGCCGAGGCGATCGCTCTCGGCCTGGACATCATCCGCTCCGGTCGGGCGGACGTGGTGGTGGCCGGCGGCACCGAGGCGGTCATCCACCCGCTGCCGATCGCCGGCTTCAGCTCGATGCGGGCCATGTCGACCCGCAACGACGAGCCGGAGCGCGCCTCCCGTCCGTGGGACCGGGGCCGGGACGGCTTCGTCCTCGGCGAGGGCGCCGGCATCGTGGTGCTGGAGCGGGCCGAGCACGCGGCCGCCCGGGGCGCCCGGGTGTACGCGCGTCTCGCCGGTGCCGGCATCACCTCGGACGCGTACGACATCGTGCAGCCGCACGCCGAGGGCGAGGGCGCCGTCCGGGCCATCGCCAAGGCGATCGCGGACGCGGACGTGGCGAAGCGGGACATCGTGCACGTCAACGCGCACGCCACCTCGACCCCGGTCGGGGACATGCTGGAGATCGGCGGGCTGCACAAGGCGCTCGGTGACCACCCGGTGCTGTCCGCGACGAAGTCGATGACCGGTCACCTGCTCGGTGCGGCCGGGGCGCTGGAGTCGATCGCCACCATCCTGGCCATCCGCGACGGTGTCGTCCCTCCGACGATCAACCTGGACGACCCGGAGCCCGGCCTCACCCTGGACGTCGCCGCGCACAAGGCCCGCCACATGGAGATCCCGGCGGCGCTGAACAACGCGTTCGGCTTCGGCGGCCACAACGTGGCGCTGGTCTTCGCCCGCCCCTGA
- a CDS encoding acyl carrier protein gives MTRDEITTGLAEILEEVAGVNPDDVAEGKSFTDDLDVDSLSMVEVVVAAEEKFGVKIPDNEVQNLKTVGDAVSYIEAQS, from the coding sequence ATGACCCGTGACGAGATCACCACCGGCCTCGCCGAGATCCTCGAAGAGGTTGCCGGGGTGAACCCGGACGACGTTGCCGAGGGGAAGTCCTTCACCGACGACCTCGATGTCGACTCGCTCTCCATGGTGGAGGTCGTGGTCGCCGCCGAGGAGAAGTTCGGCGTCAAGATCCCGGACAACGAGGTGCAGAACCTCAAGACCGTCGGTGACGCCGTCAGCTACATCGAGGCGCAGTCCTGA
- a CDS encoding beta-ketoacyl-ACP synthase III gives MTGSRIVSMGHYQPSRVVTNDDIAQLVDTNDEWIRDRVGIVSRRIADTETVADMAAAAAGKALANSGLTAADIDLVVVATCTSVDRSPNVACRVAAKLGIAAPGAFDVNTACSGFAYALGTVDHAIRAGASRNAIVIGAEKLSDFTDWTDRSTCIIFADGAGAAVVSATADDEPAGIGPVVWGSVPEKSDAVRIEGWRPYVQQEGQAVFRWATTALAPLALQACERAGVAPSELAAFVPHQANARIIDGIAKRLNIPNAIVAKDIVESGNTSAASVPLALSKLVERREVPSGAPVLLFGFGGGLTYAGQVVRCP, from the coding sequence ATGACTGGCAGTCGCATCGTCTCGATGGGGCACTACCAACCCTCCCGGGTGGTGACCAACGACGACATCGCCCAGCTCGTCGACACCAACGACGAGTGGATCCGGGACCGGGTCGGCATCGTCAGCCGGCGGATCGCCGACACCGAGACGGTGGCCGACATGGCCGCCGCCGCCGCCGGCAAGGCGCTGGCCAACTCGGGCCTGACCGCCGCCGACATCGACCTGGTCGTGGTGGCCACCTGCACCTCCGTCGACCGCAGCCCCAACGTGGCCTGCCGGGTCGCCGCCAAGCTGGGCATCGCCGCGCCGGGCGCGTTCGACGTCAACACGGCCTGCTCCGGCTTCGCGTACGCGCTGGGCACCGTCGACCACGCCATCCGGGCCGGTGCCTCGCGCAACGCGATCGTCATCGGCGCGGAGAAGCTGTCCGACTTCACCGACTGGACCGACCGCTCCACCTGCATCATCTTCGCCGACGGTGCCGGCGCGGCGGTGGTCTCCGCCACCGCTGACGACGAGCCGGCCGGGATCGGACCGGTGGTCTGGGGTTCGGTGCCGGAGAAGAGCGACGCGGTCCGCATCGAGGGTTGGCGCCCGTACGTCCAGCAGGAGGGGCAGGCGGTGTTCCGCTGGGCCACCACCGCGCTGGCGCCGCTCGCGCTGCAGGCCTGCGAGCGGGCCGGGGTGGCCCCGTCGGAGCTGGCCGCGTTCGTGCCGCACCAGGCCAACGCCCGGATCATCGACGGGATCGCCAAGCGGCTCAACATCCCCAACGCGATCGTCGCGAAGGACATCGTCGAGTCCGGCAACACCTCTGCGGCGAGCGTTCCGCTGGCCCTGTCCAAGCTCGTCGAGCGCCGGGAGGTGCCCTCGGGCGCGCCGGTGCTGCTGTTCGGGTTCGGCGGCGGCCTGACCTACGCCGGTCAGGTCGTCCGCTGCCCCTGA
- a CDS encoding helix-turn-helix domain-containing protein — MDGLLRTCQARAVSTPGGGELSATLRRIERSAGALATSSVARMDETLPWFRALPADQRSWVMLVAQAGARSLVQWLQDGGGTADSTQEVSDEVFAAAPQALARSITLQQTVALIKVTIDVVEEQVSHLAAEGEEQQLREAVLRFSREIAFAAARVYARAAESRGAWDARLQALLVDALLRGDSPDVLASRAAALGWADAPPVAVAVGRSPGGEVSAVLHVVYRQARRIGVEVIGGVHGDRLVIVLGGAADPMTATATLLSAFGDGPVVVGPAVPSLDEATESARAALSGFRAAPAWPSAPRPVPAADLLPERALAGDAEARRRLRHDVYATLVRAGGELLATLDAFLAAGGTLESAARALFVHPNTVRYRLRRIAEVTGFSPLSPRDAFALQVALTVGRLDPVAPPAAPVPTQTMTPAARKTAQNEDDPRRSL; from the coding sequence GTGGATGGCCTGCTCAGAACGTGTCAGGCTAGGGCGGTGAGTACGCCGGGCGGTGGAGAACTGTCGGCCACGCTGCGCCGGATCGAACGTTCGGCGGGGGCGTTGGCCACCTCCAGCGTGGCCCGGATGGACGAGACCCTGCCGTGGTTCCGGGCGTTACCGGCCGACCAGCGCTCCTGGGTGATGCTGGTGGCCCAGGCGGGTGCCCGATCGCTGGTGCAGTGGTTGCAGGACGGCGGCGGCACCGCGGACAGCACCCAGGAGGTCTCGGACGAGGTCTTCGCCGCCGCTCCGCAGGCGCTGGCCCGGTCGATCACCCTCCAACAGACCGTGGCGTTGATCAAGGTGACCATCGACGTGGTCGAGGAGCAGGTGTCGCACCTGGCCGCCGAGGGCGAGGAGCAGCAACTCCGCGAGGCGGTGTTGCGCTTCTCCCGGGAGATCGCGTTCGCCGCCGCCCGGGTGTACGCGCGGGCCGCCGAGTCCCGTGGTGCCTGGGACGCCCGGTTGCAGGCCCTGCTCGTCGACGCGCTGCTGCGCGGTGACTCGCCGGACGTGCTGGCCAGTCGGGCCGCAGCGCTCGGCTGGGCGGACGCGCCGCCGGTGGCGGTGGCGGTCGGTCGGTCGCCCGGCGGGGAGGTCTCCGCGGTGCTGCACGTGGTGTACCGGCAGGCCCGCCGGATCGGCGTGGAGGTGATCGGCGGTGTGCACGGCGACCGGCTGGTGATCGTGTTGGGTGGCGCGGCGGACCCGATGACCGCCACCGCCACGTTGCTGAGCGCGTTCGGCGACGGTCCGGTGGTGGTCGGTCCGGCCGTGCCGAGCCTGGACGAGGCCACCGAGTCGGCGCGGGCGGCGCTGTCCGGTTTCCGAGCGGCGCCGGCGTGGCCCAGCGCTCCCCGGCCGGTGCCGGCCGCCGACCTGTTGCCGGAGCGGGCGCTCGCGGGCGACGCCGAGGCGCGTCGACGGTTGCGGCACGACGTGTACGCGACGCTGGTGCGCGCCGGTGGCGAACTGCTGGCGACCCTGGACGCGTTCCTCGCCGCCGGTGGCACGCTGGAGAGCGCGGCGCGCGCCCTGTTCGTCCACCCGAACACCGTGCGGTACCGGTTGCGGCGCATCGCCGAGGTGACCGGCTTCTCGCCGTTGTCCCCTCGGGACGCGTTCGCCCTCCAGGTCGCGCTGACCGTGGGCCGGTTGGATCCGGTCGCCCCGCCCGCCGCACCCGTCCCGACTCAGACAATGACCCCGGCCGCCCGGAAAACCGCTCAAAACGAGGATGATCCCCGCCGATCTTTGTAG
- a CDS encoding response regulator transcription factor — translation MSDAVATVRVVLADDQPAVRAGLSLILGGSPGIEVVGEAADGDEAVRLCRELRPDVAVLDVRMPRRDGISATREIVTDVLADVLVLTTFDLDEYVFGALRAGAAGFLLKDTDADGLVDAVRTVARGDGFIAPAVTRRLIAAFAATTPSASADTRAASDTLTPRERDVLACLGLGLSNQQIADRLALAESTTKTHVSRILAKLGLRSRVQAAILAQELGLPTPPHP, via the coding sequence ATGAGCGACGCGGTGGCGACGGTACGGGTGGTGCTCGCGGACGACCAGCCCGCGGTACGGGCCGGACTGTCCCTGATCCTGGGTGGTTCGCCGGGGATCGAGGTGGTCGGCGAGGCGGCCGACGGCGACGAGGCGGTGCGGTTGTGCCGGGAGTTGCGCCCGGACGTGGCGGTGCTGGACGTCCGGATGCCCCGCCGGGACGGGATCTCCGCGACCCGGGAGATCGTCACCGACGTGCTCGCCGACGTGCTGGTGCTCACCACCTTCGACCTCGACGAGTACGTCTTCGGGGCGTTGCGGGCCGGCGCGGCCGGGTTCCTGTTGAAGGACACCGACGCCGACGGCCTGGTGGACGCGGTGCGTACGGTGGCGCGGGGCGACGGGTTCATCGCTCCCGCGGTCACCCGGCGCTTGATCGCCGCCTTCGCGGCCACCACGCCGAGCGCGTCGGCCGACACCCGGGCCGCGTCGGACACCCTCACTCCGCGCGAGCGGGACGTACTGGCCTGCCTCGGTCTGGGCCTGTCCAACCAGCAGATCGCCGACCGGCTGGCGCTGGCGGAGAGCACCACCAAGACGCACGTGAGCCGGATCCTGGCGAAGCTGGGCCTGCGGAGCCGAGTGCAGGCCGCGATCCTGGCCCAGGAGTTGGGCCTGCCCACTCCCCCGCACCCGTGA
- a CDS encoding histidine kinase, producing the protein MRPPPWLGSGTRGRDLALAGASLAGGLVLWTLGWQPQIRPHPDVPAVLFLPPLLAMCVAVGLRLVAPRASLAVGTTAVVVDIALGGSLGTILIYTQVLYDACVYGPPRLWRWLLRATIGLSVIGAVVGVVLTDEWSGVAVGVLVVLVGLLPVLTGISVRQYRDQAAAERARAEQTARLVELDRRQAVSAERARMARELHDVVANHLSAVAIHATAVLSVPGLDRGQVEAALRVIRESSVQGLAEMRQMIEVLREPGAGGGPGPAGDGVAMPESVSARLAETDELVERVRAAGLAVRVRTDGAPSPLPVGVDLAAYRIVQESLTNALKHGTGEADLTIAYRPAEVVLTVENPVRRDGAGLPGAGAGLIGMRERATLLAGRFSAGPHDGRWQVRAALPIGEGG; encoded by the coding sequence ATGCGTCCGCCACCGTGGCTCGGCTCCGGCACCCGCGGCCGGGACCTGGCGCTGGCCGGGGCGTCGCTGGCCGGTGGGCTGGTGCTGTGGACCCTCGGCTGGCAACCGCAGATCCGCCCGCACCCGGACGTGCCCGCGGTCCTGTTCCTGCCGCCGCTGCTGGCGATGTGCGTCGCCGTGGGCCTGCGCCTCGTCGCCCCGCGCGCCAGCCTCGCCGTCGGCACGACGGCGGTGGTGGTGGACATCGCCCTCGGTGGCTCGCTGGGGACGATCCTGATCTACACCCAGGTGCTCTACGACGCCTGCGTCTACGGCCCACCCCGGCTGTGGCGGTGGCTGCTGCGGGCGACCATCGGGCTGAGCGTGATCGGTGCGGTCGTCGGCGTGGTCCTCACCGACGAGTGGAGCGGGGTGGCCGTCGGGGTGCTGGTGGTGCTCGTCGGCCTGCTGCCGGTCCTGACCGGGATCAGCGTACGGCAGTACCGCGACCAGGCTGCCGCCGAACGGGCCCGGGCCGAGCAGACCGCCCGCCTGGTCGAGTTGGACCGGCGGCAGGCGGTCAGCGCGGAACGCGCCCGGATGGCCCGGGAGCTGCACGACGTGGTCGCCAACCACCTCAGCGCGGTGGCGATCCACGCCACCGCCGTGCTGTCCGTGCCCGGGTTGGATCGCGGTCAGGTCGAGGCTGCCTTGCGGGTGATCCGGGAGAGCAGCGTGCAGGGCCTGGCGGAGATGCGTCAGATGATCGAGGTGCTCCGGGAGCCGGGTGCCGGGGGCGGACCGGGCCCGGCGGGTGACGGCGTGGCGATGCCGGAGTCGGTCAGCGCCCGGCTCGCCGAGACGGACGAGCTGGTCGAGCGGGTCCGGGCTGCCGGCCTCGCGGTGCGGGTACGCACCGACGGCGCGCCGAGCCCGCTGCCGGTGGGGGTGGACCTCGCCGCGTACCGGATCGTGCAGGAGTCGCTGACCAACGCGCTCAAGCACGGCACGGGTGAGGCGGACCTGACGATCGCGTACCGACCGGCGGAGGTGGTGCTGACCGTGGAGAACCCGGTGCGCCGCGACGGGGCCGGGCTACCCGGCGCCGGGGCCGGGCTGATCGGGATGCGGGAACGCGCCACCCTGCTGGCCGGCCGGTTCAGCGCCGGCCCGCACGACGGCCGCTGGCAGGTCCGCGCCGCGCTGCCCATCGGGGAGGGCGGATGA
- the pyrE gene encoding orotate phosphoribosyltransferase encodes MTDLDVRAALAREIDATCRLTGTFVLRSGRTADEYFDKYRFEADPRLLDRVAAQLAPLVPTDTEVLAGLEMGGIPVVTALARHTGLPCAFVRKSAKPYGTARLAEGADLAGRRVLVVEDVVTSGGQVAVSTGQLRESGARVEHALCVIDRAEGGAQALADHGVALRALFTRADLEAHRTR; translated from the coding sequence ATGACTGATCTGGACGTCCGGGCCGCGCTGGCCCGTGAGATCGACGCGACCTGCCGGCTGACCGGCACCTTCGTGCTCCGCTCCGGGCGGACCGCCGACGAGTACTTCGACAAGTACCGGTTCGAGGCGGACCCGCGCCTGTTGGACCGGGTCGCCGCCCAACTGGCACCCCTCGTTCCGACGGACACCGAGGTGCTCGCCGGGTTGGAGATGGGCGGGATCCCGGTGGTGACCGCGCTCGCTCGGCACACCGGGCTGCCCTGCGCCTTCGTCCGCAAGAGCGCCAAGCCGTACGGGACGGCCCGGTTGGCCGAGGGGGCCGATTTGGCCGGTCGGCGGGTGCTCGTGGTCGAGGACGTGGTCACCTCCGGCGGTCAGGTGGCCGTCTCGACCGGACAACTACGCGAGTCGGGTGCCCGGGTGGAGCATGCCCTCTGTGTCATCGACCGGGCCGAGGGTGGGGCGCAGGCGCTCGCCGATCACGGGGTGGCCCTGCGGGCGCTCTTCACCCGAGCGGACCTGGAGGCTCACCGCACCCGCTGA